In candidate division TA06 bacterium, a single window of DNA contains:
- a CDS encoding rhomboid family intramembrane serine protease — translation MHQFQTKYTFGRPSMGSAVKYLLIANVALFFLELVTGMRIIRWLGLTPAYIWHRGYIWQLVTYMFLHGGTFHLAINMFVLWMFGSELERTWGSKQFLKYYFLTGVGAGILSVIVTPNSTIPTVGASGAIFGLLVAYAMIYPNRLIYLWFFIPIKAKYLALILGAIELLSTLQLARDGVAHWAHLGGMLVGFAYLKLSSFARGGFARVGGKRIRVVRPEQSASEDLQQEVDRILHKISQLGIDSLTPEEKNTLDRASRIFGNH, via the coding sequence ATGCACCAGTTTCAGACAAAATACACCTTTGGCAGGCCAAGCATGGGAAGTGCTGTGAAGTATTTGCTCATTGCAAATGTTGCGCTTTTCTTCCTCGAACTCGTAACAGGGATGCGCATAATCAGGTGGCTGGGCCTGACTCCTGCATACATCTGGCACAGAGGATACATCTGGCAGTTGGTTACCTACATGTTCCTCCACGGGGGGACCTTTCACCTCGCCATAAACATGTTCGTGCTGTGGATGTTCGGGTCTGAATTGGAGAGAACGTGGGGCTCGAAGCAGTTTTTGAAGTACTACTTTCTCACTGGAGTGGGAGCGGGAATCCTATCGGTAATCGTGACCCCAAATTCAACGATACCGACAGTGGGAGCATCAGGTGCGATATTTGGCCTTCTTGTCGCCTATGCGATGATCTATCCCAACAGACTCATATATCTGTGGTTTTTCATTCCCATAAAAGCCAAATATCTTGCACTCATTCTTGGAGCTATTGAACTTCTCTCAACGCTTCAGCTTGCACGAGATGGAGTAGCCCACTGGGCACACCTGGGGGGTATGCTGGTGGGCTTCGCTTATCTCAAACTGTCCAGTTTTGCCAGGGGCGGATTTGCCAGAGTCGGAGGCAAAAGGATAAGAGTAGTAAGGCCCGAGCAATCAGCTTCGGAAGACCTTCAGCAGGAGGTCGACAGAATCCTGCACAAAATCTCACAGCTTGGAATAGACAGCCTCACCCCTGAAGAGAAGAATACCCTCGACCGGGCGAGTCGAATCTTTGGGAACCACTAA